TATTTGCTGGGCCCGTTGGACATTTCCGCATTTTTCATGTAAGTGTCGTACTGTTTCGGGTAGTACTTGGCGAATTCTTCCGCCGCCAAAGTACCCGGGGGAATATCGGCTCTAAAAGCTACAGGCTGCTTGGTATCAGAGCCGCAACCAACGGCTATGAAACCGGTGATTACTAGGATCACCAGCCCAATAAATATTACATGCTTTCTCACAGCTTGTCCCTTCCTTTCGCGCTTTCTTAACGGAAATTACCATGCGGTGTGTAACGATGACAGTCAAAGCAACGCCGTTCAGGGTCCAGGTTCAGGTTGCGCACCACGTCCTCGTGACACCTGATACAGTTGTCCTGCACCATCTCCGTATTGCTGCGGGCAATCCGGATCGGTTCCGGGATACTCCCCACCGTATTATGATAAAGATGCTGGACCCCGGCGATCATTTTGCTGTAAGTGTAGGTAAAGTAGTTGGTTTGATCGGTATGGCAGTCATTACAGCCGGCCACTTCCCGGTGCGATGAATGGCTCCAGGTGCCGTAAACCGGTTCCATCACGTGGCAGCTGACGCAAAAGCTCGGTTCTTTCGTAGCACTATTCACCCCTTGGACTCCCAGTAAACCGATAAAACACAGTGCCACTAAAAGAGCCACGATCTTGGTCAGCCCCACCGGCTTTTTGGTCACTCCTTCACCGGCGCCGGGTGGTACCCGCTCCACTCCGGTCGGCTTCATGCTTCCCCCCCTTTCCTCGTTAGTCCGGCTTGTGCTTAATTTCATTTGCGCGGCGATACCGGTTAAGCTTATATTAAGAAAAACTTTGCCTCGATCCAATTAACAAAAACATGAGAAATCTTTAACATTTTATTAACATGTCAGAGCGGGAAGATTTCTGTGATCCAGGTCACAGCGGTCCCTTTGTCCCCTCTAGT
The window above is part of the Clostridia bacterium genome. Proteins encoded here:
- the nrfH gene encoding cytochrome c nitrite reductase small subunit, with product MKPTGVERVPPGAGEGVTKKPVGLTKIVALLVALCFIGLLGVQGVNSATKEPSFCVSCHVMEPVYGTWSHSSHREVAGCNDCHTDQTNYFTYTYSKMIAGVQHLYHNTVGSIPEPIRIARSNTEMVQDNCIRCHEDVVRNLNLDPERRCFDCHRYTPHGNFR